CGGGTGCGCCCGTGGAAGGGCCACTCGAACGGGGGAAACCGCCGTTCGTCGGACGAGGGTCATTTGCCGATGCAGAAGCGACTGAAGATTTCGCCCAGCAGATCGTCGGGGGTGAACTGGCCGGTGATCTCCGACAGCGCGTCGTGCCCCAGTCGCAGCTCCTCGGCGAGCAGGTCCAGCGCGGGGTCGTCGCCCTGCAGCAGTGCCGTCGCGGTGGCCAGGTGCGCCTGGCAGCGCTGCAGCGCCTCGACGTGCCGCGCCCGCGCGATGAACACACCCTCGGGCTGCGCATGCCAGCCAGCCAGCTCGAGCAGCAGGTGGCGCAGGCGGTCGAGGCCCGCACCCGTCTGCGCCGAAAGTACCACGTGGCGCCCCGGCACGTCCTCGGTCCGGGGCGGCGCTGCCGCGTCGCGCTTGTTGAAGACGTGAACGAGCCGATCGGGGGACGGCAGCACGGACTGCAGCCGCTCCGCGATGCGGTCGTCGCCGACGTCGTAGCTGAACTCGCCCACACGCGTCAGGTCGTGCAGGAACAGCACCGCGTCGGCCTTCTCGATCGCGTCCCAGCTGCGCGCGATGCCGATGCGCTCGACCTCGTCGCCCGCGTCGCGCAGGCCTGCCGTGTCGATGACGTGCACCGGCACGCCGGAGATCTGGATCGTCTCGCTCACCTTGTCGCGCGTGGTGCCCGGAATCGGCGTGACAATCGCGAGCTCGGCCCCCGCCAGGGCGTTGAGCAACGAACTCTTGCCCACGTTGGGCTGGCCGGCGAGAACGACCTGCATCCCCTCGCGCAGCAGCGCACCCTGGCGCGCGCGGTCGAGCACGGTGGCCACGGACTTGCCGATGGCGTCGAGCTGCCCGCGGGCGTCGGCCTTCTGCAGGAAGTCGATGTCTTCCTCGGGGAAGTCGAGCGTGGCCTCCACCAGCATGCGCAGCTTGATCAGCGCATCGCGCAGGCCATGCACCTCGTGGGAGAAGGCACCGCTCAGCGACCGGCCCGCCGACCGCGCGGCAGCCTCGGTGTTCGCATCGATCAAGTCACTGACAGCCTCGGCCTGGGCGAGGTCCATCTTGTCGTTGAGGAACGCACGCCGCGTGAACTCGCCGGGCTCGGCCAGGCGCAGGCCCGTGCTTTTGCCGGCCTCGAGGCAACGTGCGAGCAGCAACTGCAGCACCACCGGTCCGCCGTGGGCCTGCAGTTCGAGCACGTCCTCGCCGGTGTACGAATGGGGCGCCGGAAAGTGCAGCGCGAGGCCCTGGTCGATGGGCTGGCCCACGGCGTCGAGGAACGGAAGGTAGGTGGCGTGACGCGGGACGAGGGTGCGGCCGCAGAGGGCCTTCAACACCTGCGACACGTCGCGGCCGGACACACGCACGATGCCGACCGCACCCCGGCCGGACGCCGTGGCGATGGCCACGATGGGATCCGAATGACGAGACAACATGGGCCGATTGTCGGGCAGATGCCGCGATTCATGCACCCCCGAAAAGCAACAGGCCCCCGGTGGTGAAACCGGGGGCCTGTGGAGTCCCGTCGAACGGGGCGCTCGGCTGGCTTACTTGTTCAGGCCGAGCTGCCGGTTGATCAGGTACTGCTGCGCGATGGACAGGATGTTGTTCGTCAGCCAGTACAGCACGAGGCCGGCCGGGAAGAAGAAGAACATCACCGAGAACACGAGCGGCATGATCCACATCATCTTGGCCTGCACCGGATCCGGCGGCGTCGGATTCAGCCAGGTCTGCAGCAGGCTGGTGGCCGTCATCAGCAGCGGCAGGATGAAGAACGGGTCCTTCGCGGAGAGGTCGGTGATCCAGCCGATCCACGGGGCATTGCGCATCTCGACGCTGGACAGCAGCACCCAGTACAGCGCGATGAAGAACGGCATCTGGACCAGGATGGGCAGGCAGCCGCCGATCGGGTTCACGCCTTCGTCCTTGTAGATCTTCAGCATCTCCTGCTGCAGCTGCTGCGGCTTGTCCTTCAGGCGTTCACGCAGTTCCATGATGCGCGGGTTCACCGCCTTCATCTTGCCCATCGAACGGTAGGCATAGGCGTTGAGCCAGTAGAACGCGGCCTTCAGCACCACGACCAGCGCCACGATGGACCAGCCCCAGTTGCCGATCAGCTTGTGCAGCTGCGTGAGCAGCCAGAACAGCGGCTCGGCCAGCACCTTGAAGTAGCCGTAGTCCTTCACGAGCTCGAGGCCAGGCACCAGCGCGGACAGCTTGTTCTCTTCCTGCGGGCCCACGAACAGGCGCGCACCCACGTCCTTCGACTTGCCCGCCTCGATG
This genomic stretch from Piscinibacter gummiphilus harbors:
- the mnmE gene encoding tRNA uridine-5-carboxymethylaminomethyl(34) synthesis GTPase MnmE, with product MLSRHSDPIVAIATASGRGAVGIVRVSGRDVSQVLKALCGRTLVPRHATYLPFLDAVGQPIDQGLALHFPAPHSYTGEDVLELQAHGGPVVLQLLLARCLEAGKSTGLRLAEPGEFTRRAFLNDKMDLAQAEAVSDLIDANTEAAARSAGRSLSGAFSHEVHGLRDALIKLRMLVEATLDFPEEDIDFLQKADARGQLDAIGKSVATVLDRARQGALLREGMQVVLAGQPNVGKSSLLNALAGAELAIVTPIPGTTRDKVSETIQISGVPVHVIDTAGLRDAGDEVERIGIARSWDAIEKADAVLFLHDLTRVGEFSYDVGDDRIAERLQSVLPSPDRLVHVFNKRDAAAPPRTEDVPGRHVVLSAQTGAGLDRLRHLLLELAGWHAQPEGVFIARARHVEALQRCQAHLATATALLQGDDPALDLLAEELRLGHDALSEITGQFTPDDLLGEIFSRFCIGK